In the genome of Solibacillus silvestris, one region contains:
- a CDS encoding MerR family transcriptional regulator, producing the protein MSREFRRAMPLLPISMVMQLTELTARQIRYYEEHELIVPARSEGNRRMFSLDDIDALLEIRELLDQGINMAGVKKVFAMRSKEYVKKPDVVRVTDTELRTILREEMLQAQRMQKTSLRQGDLSRFFQYKTE; encoded by the coding sequence ATGAGTCGAGAGTTTCGAAGAGCTATGCCGTTACTGCCGATTAGCATGGTTATGCAATTGACGGAATTAACGGCCAGACAAATTCGCTATTATGAGGAACATGAACTAATCGTCCCTGCCAGATCAGAAGGGAATCGCCGGATGTTTTCTCTTGATGATATTGATGCATTGCTGGAAATAAGAGAGTTACTCGACCAGGGCATTAATATGGCGGGTGTCAAAAAGGTATTTGCAATGAGATCGAAAGAGTATGTAAAGAAACCTGACGTGGTACGCGTGACAGATACAGAATTGCGGACTATATTGCGTGAAGAAATGCTACAGGCACAGCGCATGCAAAAAACATCGCTACGTCAAGGCGATTTATCGCGTTTCTTTCAATATAAAACTGAGTAG
- a CDS encoding ABC transporter ATP-binding protein yields MIAIENITVQFAEKKVLNDISIKFEQGEMIGLVAPNGTGKSTLMNVIMNYLPPTSGKVSFNGNLSYSSKSNEVKIHEFVSMMPDQSDLYNHLSGRAHLKMFATMWKSDPKMIDETIEALNMGHYVNKKTGTYSLGMRQRLCFAMQIVANTDIMMMDEVMNGLDPNNIEIISKILMKKKAEGKMIIIASHLLDNLEKYADRIFLFNEGKLVDTNEIIEGFSQAKIKTVRVKNMEESVKALLKEKYPLIEQQTLVTDMTLLHLPSSEPMLLSELTEFLVDNNVMDFAFGKVTLNDLYALYYHEVV; encoded by the coding sequence ATGATTGCTATTGAAAATATTACCGTTCAATTTGCTGAAAAGAAAGTACTCAACGATATTTCAATCAAGTTTGAACAGGGCGAGATGATCGGGCTAGTTGCACCAAACGGAACCGGAAAATCCACTTTGATGAATGTCATAATGAACTATTTGCCGCCAACAAGCGGGAAAGTATCGTTTAACGGTAATCTTAGCTATTCAAGTAAATCAAACGAGGTGAAAATTCACGAGTTTGTGTCGATGATGCCGGATCAAAGTGATTTATATAACCATTTAAGCGGTCGTGCCCATTTAAAAATGTTCGCAACGATGTGGAAGTCCGATCCGAAAATGATCGACGAAACAATTGAAGCGCTGAATATGGGCCATTATGTAAATAAAAAAACGGGTACTTATTCACTCGGTATGCGTCAGCGTCTTTGTTTTGCAATGCAAATTGTAGCAAATACAGACATTATGATGATGGACGAAGTAATGAACGGGCTCGACCCGAATAATATTGAAATCATTTCTAAGATTTTAATGAAGAAAAAGGCCGAGGGGAAAATGATCATCATCGCCTCGCATTTACTCGATAATCTGGAAAAATATGCGGACCGGATTTTCCTGTTTAATGAAGGGAAGCTGGTCGATACGAATGAAATTATTGAAGGGTTCAGCCAGGCGAAAATCAAAACAGTACGGGTAAAAAATATGGAGGAATCCGTTAAAGCGCTGCTAAAGGAGAAATATCCGCTAATTGAGCAGCAAACACTCGTTACAGATATGACACTGTTACATCTTCCTAGTTCGGAACCGATGCTGTTAAGCGAGCTAACTGAATTTTTGGTGGATAACAATGTAATGGATTTTGCATTTGGCAAAGTGACATTGAATGATTTATATGCGCTTTACTATCATGAAGTTGTATAA
- a CDS encoding ABC transporter, whose product MLQALKVGLLIERSNRKNIVALLAVIVIVFGCMFFIKAQSVGDQLNEKRGDYYSSRAVLSKFQVQDASRDGDGSELFKNLTQQKSAVALQIASLTVENYPMYYEASYRIAELRQQAFDMEEYEKVEDLLPSKFQNSLNYLYFKTMYESGKNTISDLSHYIPFLLYFFSLVGVGWYIFMSFYTSSILLDDFEHSSIIKGYPVRFDQYMISKCIIAFLYVVAFIVLIFISASPLLFNGLGDSSEKVAVYLGEPALISSVYYIVLCIVYMIVISIFVMLLSIILNVLLKNMYLTLFVHFILFFLPIIFPSIISMFPYNPFHFMNFNEILNGMPLDLVRPVDVTMNIGLLIMSIYILIMLFVIKTFFSTGRIKRA is encoded by the coding sequence ATGTTGCAGGCGTTAAAAGTAGGGTTATTAATCGAACGCTCCAACCGAAAAAATATTGTCGCGTTACTTGCAGTGATCGTCATTGTGTTCGGCTGTATGTTTTTTATTAAAGCACAGTCAGTAGGGGATCAGCTCAATGAAAAAAGGGGCGACTACTACAGTTCGCGTGCTGTATTATCCAAGTTCCAAGTGCAGGATGCCTCAAGGGACGGGGATGGCAGTGAATTATTTAAAAATCTGACACAACAAAAAAGTGCCGTCGCTTTACAAATTGCCTCATTAACTGTAGAAAATTATCCGATGTATTATGAGGCGTCCTACCGTATTGCAGAACTGCGTCAACAAGCTTTTGATATGGAAGAGTATGAAAAAGTGGAGGATTTACTGCCTTCCAAGTTCCAAAATTCATTAAACTATTTATATTTTAAAACGATGTACGAATCGGGCAAAAATACGATTAGTGATTTATCTCATTACATACCATTTTTATTGTATTTCTTTAGTTTAGTAGGTGTTGGCTGGTACATATTCATGAGCTTCTATACGAGCTCGATTTTGCTGGATGATTTTGAGCATTCAAGTATTATTAAAGGCTATCCTGTTCGTTTTGACCAATATATGATATCCAAATGTATCATTGCCTTTTTATATGTTGTTGCATTTATTGTACTCATCTTTATTAGTGCGTCGCCATTGTTATTTAATGGTTTGGGAGATAGTTCCGAAAAAGTAGCCGTTTATTTAGGTGAGCCGGCATTAATTTCAAGTGTGTACTATATTGTACTATGTATTGTCTACATGATCGTCATCTCGATATTTGTAATGCTCTTATCAATTATTTTAAATGTTCTGCTGAAAAATATGTATTTAACATTGTTTGTTCATTTTATTCTATTCTTTTTACCTATTATTTTCCCTTCAATTATTAGTATGTTCCCGTACAATCCGTTCCATTTTATGAACTTCAATGAAATTTTAAATGGAATGCCGTTAGATTTAGTACGTCCTGTGGATGTAACGATGAATATCGGATTACTGATTATGAGTATTTATATTTTAATCATGTTATTCGTCATTAAAACATTCTTCTCTACAGGAAGAATTAAAAGGGCCTAG
- a CDS encoding riboflavin transporter FmnP, translating to MQKRSLKLRSFVTIAMLSGVSFVLMLLNFPLPWFPVFLQIDFSDVPALIAAITMGPVAGILVELVKNVLDWIYTGAPEGIPVGHMANFATGVLFILPAYYIYKKFPSAKGLMTGLVVSTVVMSLGMAALNYVAFLPLYTYLLGFEYNMYETIVLGILPFNIVKGIIMIVVVTMLYRTMRVWIENQRRQYLA from the coding sequence ATGCAAAAAAGAAGTTTAAAGTTACGATCATTCGTAACAATCGCAATGCTGAGTGGAGTTTCATTTGTTCTAATGTTGTTAAACTTCCCACTACCATGGTTCCCAGTGTTTTTACAAATTGATTTCAGTGATGTGCCAGCATTGATTGCGGCAATTACAATGGGTCCTGTTGCGGGTATTCTAGTTGAACTTGTCAAAAATGTGCTTGACTGGATTTACACAGGGGCTCCTGAAGGGATTCCGGTAGGTCATATGGCAAACTTTGCTACAGGTGTATTATTCATTTTACCAGCTTACTATATTTATAAAAAATTCCCTTCTGCAAAAGGGTTAATGACAGGCTTAGTGGTTTCTACGGTTGTTATGTCACTAGGAATGGCAGCATTAAATTATGTGGCGTTCTTACCGCTGTATACGTACTTACTAGGCTTCGAATATAATATGTACGAAACAATCGTACTGGGTATTTTACCATTTAATATTGTTAAAGGAATTATAATGATTGTTGTCGTGACGATGCTTTACCGTACAATGCGTGTATGGATTGAAAATCAGCGCCGACAATATTTGGCTTAA
- a CDS encoding ABC transporter: MYGYFKFELKQFFTNKKNLAIYFLLAFAAIFYAFKIAPAYDPIEKVDREEIEARYLTRQEFIDDLSKRDLWEVHPTSVKAYYDFADINPLDKARMDALDANDLKKYAEVTSAWYVQMNYLTFYNEHLFYNDRYYVADREFANVEGALNAMDQHYRYGAFNEANYELSIGVFEQRTALQTFERLLKGPLPLILIICTLLLAIDIVTKDRRHPSLLKGFPIADWKKLLVKICVAFIGSITLFVPLLIGFMIIGAQSGFGHLKLPSPEYAFNFLQWGNESLANMMTLGMFLGRSLSLLLVWFIVIINVVILSSVLFRQEMVNLAAGLLVIFGEKFYLSRGIGYFWGVEKVPTTYIHVGKVVSSYQNYYLGSENVDYQYGLLLLSICAVVLLVITLLISFNKRFKLIK; the protein is encoded by the coding sequence ATGTACGGATATTTTAAATTTGAACTGAAACAGTTTTTTACGAATAAGAAAAACTTGGCGATCTATTTTCTACTGGCATTTGCTGCGATATTTTATGCATTTAAAATCGCACCTGCCTATGATCCGATTGAAAAGGTCGATCGGGAGGAAATTGAAGCCCGCTATTTAACGCGTCAGGAATTTATTGATGATTTAAGTAAGAGGGATTTATGGGAAGTACATCCGACATCAGTTAAAGCATATTATGATTTTGCTGATATCAACCCGCTGGATAAGGCAAGAATGGATGCCCTTGATGCAAATGATCTGAAAAAGTATGCGGAAGTAACAAGCGCCTGGTATGTTCAAATGAACTATTTGACTTTTTATAATGAACACCTTTTCTATAATGACCGATATTATGTGGCAGACAGGGAATTTGCAAATGTTGAAGGTGCTTTAAATGCGATGGATCAACATTACCGGTACGGTGCTTTTAATGAGGCGAATTACGAGTTGTCGATTGGTGTTTTTGAACAACGTACGGCATTGCAGACGTTTGAGCGACTTCTGAAAGGCCCGCTTCCTTTAATATTAATTATTTGTACCTTATTACTGGCGATCGATATTGTGACGAAGGATCGTCGTCACCCGTCGCTGTTAAAAGGTTTTCCGATTGCCGACTGGAAGAAGCTGCTCGTAAAAATATGTGTTGCTTTTATCGGCAGTATTACATTATTTGTTCCTTTACTTATTGGTTTTATGATAATCGGGGCTCAATCAGGTTTCGGCCATCTTAAACTGCCATCACCCGAGTATGCTTTTAATTTCTTGCAATGGGGGAATGAGAGTTTAGCTAATATGATGACATTAGGCATGTTTTTGGGTCGGTCTTTATCATTACTGCTTGTATGGTTCATTGTCATTATTAATGTAGTTATTTTAAGCAGTGTACTGTTCCGCCAAGAAATGGTGAACTTGGCGGCCGGACTATTAGTCATTTTTGGCGAAAAGTTTTATTTAAGCCGCGGTATCGGGTATTTTTGGGGAGTGGAAAAAGTTCCTACAACGTATATCCATGTCGGAAAAGTTGTGTCTAGTTATCAGAACTATTATTTAGGAAGTGAGAATGTAGATTATCAATACGGCCTGCTGTTATTGTCAATATGCGCAGTTGTCCTATTGGTCATTACGCTGCTCATTTCATTTAATAAACGTTTTAAGCTTATAAAATAA
- a CDS encoding iron transporter — MSKQEKIERRILLLSLCTGILFVIFEFIVAIYTKSQAVLMDAAYDASELLMIGLTLFLIPLFHRSISEKHPFGYAQIESFLVIIKGFMLLAVTLGLSANSVEVLLSGGNIIDGRLISFFQFIIAISSMIVLIIMLRMNRAISSPIVKAEIYGWKIDVAYSIGMGVAFFISTLLVETRLAFITPFFDQIIAVLIILFMLPEALKMLLRAIKDVFLFSPEKETMEEIKDICGGILGDTELNDVFYDVTRTGRRMWVAIYFEVESEYIHVQTMNEITLKINNALSKRFEYCVCELILAKNE, encoded by the coding sequence ATGTCGAAACAAGAAAAAATAGAACGCAGGATATTACTACTATCATTGTGTACGGGTATATTATTTGTAATCTTTGAATTTATTGTGGCTATCTATACAAAGTCGCAAGCGGTTCTTATGGATGCTGCGTATGATGCATCCGAATTATTAATGATAGGTTTAACTTTATTCTTAATACCTTTATTTCATCGTTCTATTTCAGAAAAACACCCCTTTGGATATGCCCAGATTGAGTCATTTCTAGTGATAATTAAGGGATTTATGCTATTAGCAGTTACTCTAGGATTATCGGCAAATAGTGTAGAAGTTTTATTATCTGGGGGGAATATCATAGACGGGCGTTTAATATCTTTCTTCCAATTTATTATTGCTATATCAAGTATGATTGTACTTATTATAATGTTAAGGATGAATCGTGCGATTTCATCTCCAATAGTTAAAGCGGAAATTTATGGATGGAAAATTGATGTAGCGTATAGTATTGGAATGGGAGTTGCTTTCTTTATTTCAACTCTATTAGTGGAAACAAGATTAGCGTTCATTACCCCTTTTTTTGATCAAATAATTGCAGTACTTATAATTCTGTTTATGTTACCTGAGGCATTAAAAATGCTTTTAAGAGCGATTAAGGATGTTTTTTTATTTTCACCTGAGAAGGAAACAATGGAAGAAATTAAGGACATTTGTGGTGGGATTTTAGGGGATACGGAATTAAATGATGTATTTTATGATGTGACGCGAACAGGACGAAGAATGTGGGTTGCAATATATTTTGAAGTGGAAAGTGAATATATTCATGTCCAAACAATGAATGAAATCACTCTTAAAATTAATAATGCATTATCTAAGCGATTTGAATATTGTGTTTGTGAATTAATATTAGCTAAAAATGAATAA
- a CDS encoding transposase: protein MNPVIGLDVAKGESQVQAYLERKKPYKKSFKVKHDLDGLASLLDFIKEVEDISGERPPLVMESTGHYHTPVVQYFEDKGYLIIIVNPLISYKTKSSSLRKVKTDIVDANHLCELYYKEDLEPYKKRGIQLANLRHLTRQHDNITGMFVQTKLQFQAVLDQVFPEYSNVFGDLYSNVSLKILQTYPTSEDILSANNEVLTTKIKEFCNSRSLQWANQQAEKLMTAAAQNPFQQALYSSLALSLDMYINMIFEYKKHLSLLENEIDALAKSIEESKIIQSIPGIGEKIAATIISEIGEIERFNHPKKLVAFAGLDPSIFESGTFKGTYNRITKRGSSRLRQALYMAVKCAIRDCRKQKTTDEILPRNKKLRAFYDKKREEGKPFRVAVIACANKLLHWIYALLKNKTSFQDIS from the coding sequence ATGAATCCAGTCATTGGCCTGGATGTAGCTAAAGGTGAAAGTCAGGTTCAAGCTTATTTAGAAAGAAAGAAGCCCTACAAGAAAAGCTTTAAAGTAAAACATGATCTTGATGGGTTAGCTAGTTTATTAGATTTTATTAAAGAAGTAGAAGATATTTCAGGAGAGCGCCCTCCCCTAGTTATGGAGTCTACAGGCCATTATCACACACCAGTTGTTCAATATTTTGAAGACAAAGGTTATTTAATCATTATCGTAAATCCACTCATCTCTTATAAGACGAAAAGTTCTAGTTTACGAAAGGTAAAAACAGATATCGTTGATGCCAATCATCTCTGTGAGCTGTATTATAAAGAGGATTTAGAGCCTTATAAAAAGCGTGGCATCCAACTTGCGAACTTACGTCATCTTACGAGACAGCACGATAATATTACAGGCATGTTTGTACAAACTAAACTACAATTCCAGGCAGTCTTAGATCAAGTATTCCCTGAATATAGTAATGTTTTTGGCGACTTATATTCGAATGTTTCTTTAAAAATACTACAGACTTATCCTACTTCAGAAGATATATTGAGCGCCAATAACGAAGTATTAACAACTAAAATAAAAGAATTCTGTAATTCTCGTTCTCTACAATGGGCAAATCAACAGGCTGAAAAGCTAATGACTGCAGCAGCTCAAAATCCATTTCAACAGGCTTTATATTCTAGCCTTGCCCTAAGTTTAGATATGTATATTAACATGATCTTTGAATACAAAAAACACCTATCCCTACTTGAAAATGAGATAGATGCTTTGGCCAAAAGTATTGAAGAATCGAAGATTATCCAATCTATTCCTGGTATCGGAGAAAAAATCGCTGCCACGATTATATCTGAAATTGGGGAAATTGAAAGGTTTAATCACCCTAAGAAACTAGTCGCATTTGCCGGTCTTGATCCAAGTATCTTTGAATCAGGTACATTCAAAGGCACTTACAACCGAATAACAAAAAGAGGCTCTAGCAGACTACGGCAAGCTTTGTATATGGCTGTTAAATGTGCAATTCGTGATTGTCGAAAACAGAAAACTACAGATGAAATCCTTCCTCGTAATAAGAAACTACGGGCGTTTTATGATAAAAAACGTGAAGAAGGAAAACCATTTAGAGTAGCTGTAATAGCTTGTGCAAACAAACTCTTACATTGGATTTATGCACTATTAAAAAACAAAACTTCTTTCCAAGACATATCTTGA
- a CDS encoding type I glutamate--ammonia ligase, translated as MANVMVNGTSKATKESIKKIVADKNVKFIRLQFTDILGTIKNVEIPVSQLDKALDNKMMFDGSSIEGFVRIEESDMYLRPDLDTFMIFPWTAEKGKVARLICDIARPDGSPFEGDPRSNLKRMLKEMEELGFTSFNLGPEPEFFLFKLDEKGNPTLELNDDGGYFDLAPTDLGENCRRDIVLELEEMGFEIEASHHEVAPGQHEIDFKYANAVEACDNIQTFKLVVKTIARKHGLHATFMPKPLFGVNGSGMHFNLSLFQGSKNAFWDEGEDLQLSKTAKHFLAGVLKHVQGFTAVTNPTVNSYKRLVPGYEAPCYVAWSPKNRSPLVRIPESRGLSTRIELRSVDPSANPYLAMAVILAAGLDGVKNEIEPPAPVDRNIYVMNAEERAAYGIASLPGSLDAALSTLAKDEVIIDALGEHIYANFKEAKEVEFDMFRTTVTQWERDQYMKMY; from the coding sequence ATGGCAAATGTAATGGTGAATGGAACAAGCAAAGCAACGAAAGAAAGCATTAAGAAAATTGTAGCAGATAAAAATGTTAAATTTATTCGTCTGCAATTTACCGATATTTTAGGAACAATTAAAAACGTTGAAATTCCGGTAAGTCAGTTAGACAAAGCACTGGATAACAAAATGATGTTTGACGGTTCTTCAATTGAAGGCTTCGTACGCATCGAAGAATCTGACATGTATTTGCGCCCGGACCTAGATACATTTATGATTTTCCCATGGACTGCAGAAAAAGGGAAAGTAGCCCGACTAATTTGTGACATCGCACGTCCGGACGGCTCTCCTTTTGAAGGGGATCCTCGCTCTAATTTAAAAAGAATGTTAAAAGAAATGGAGGAATTAGGTTTTACAAGCTTTAACTTAGGACCTGAACCAGAATTCTTCTTATTTAAATTAGATGAAAAAGGCAACCCGACATTAGAGTTGAACGATGATGGTGGCTACTTCGACTTGGCACCGACAGATTTAGGGGAAAACTGCCGCCGCGATATCGTATTGGAATTGGAGGAAATGGGCTTTGAAATTGAAGCATCGCACCATGAAGTTGCTCCGGGTCAACACGAAATTGACTTCAAATATGCCAACGCGGTGGAAGCATGCGATAACATCCAAACATTCAAATTAGTAGTAAAAACAATTGCGCGTAAACATGGCTTACATGCGACATTTATGCCAAAACCATTATTCGGCGTGAACGGTTCAGGAATGCATTTCAACTTATCATTATTCCAAGGAAGCAAAAATGCATTTTGGGATGAAGGGGAAGACTTACAGTTATCAAAAACGGCAAAACATTTCTTAGCGGGTGTATTAAAGCATGTTCAAGGATTTACAGCGGTGACGAATCCGACTGTCAACTCATACAAACGTTTAGTACCTGGCTACGAAGCACCTTGTTATGTGGCATGGTCACCAAAAAACCGTTCACCATTAGTACGTATTCCGGAATCTCGCGGTCTATCAACTCGTATTGAATTACGCTCAGTTGACCCATCTGCAAACCCTTACTTAGCAATGGCTGTTATTTTGGCTGCAGGATTGGATGGCGTAAAAAATGAAATCGAGCCACCAGCACCGGTTGATCGTAACATTTATGTGATGAATGCTGAAGAGCGTGCAGCTTATGGTATTGCAAGTTTACCAGGTTCATTGGATGCTGCATTAAGTACTTTAGCGAAAGATGAAGTAATCATCGATGCGTTAGGTGAACATATTTATGCAAACTTTAAAGAAGCAAAAGAAGTGGAGTTTGATATGTTCCGCACTACCGTTACACAGTGGGAACGTGACCAATATATGAAGATGTACTAA
- a CDS encoding GNAT family acetyltransferase encodes MEKQVVLFHSLEGEKIYFKELRVEDAQEIHHYASDQEVSRFIGWNLMNTLEETSQFIEIMLKRESAGTHLYSSIVDKLTQSIIGTAIIFNFDQEANQAEIGYVLHKHHWSKGYGTEIVALMSDFAFKSLNLHKLHAIVVHANIGSARILEKNGYVSEGRLKDHYFIEDKYYDALLFGKITNLET; translated from the coding sequence ATGGAGAAGCAGGTTGTTTTATTTCATTCATTAGAGGGTGAAAAAATCTACTTCAAAGAATTAAGGGTAGAGGATGCTCAAGAGATACATCATTATGCGTCAGATCAAGAAGTTTCACGATTTATTGGGTGGAATTTGATGAATACCTTGGAGGAAACTTCGCAGTTCATTGAAATAATGTTGAAACGTGAGTCGGCAGGAACTCATTTATATTCCTCTATTGTTGATAAATTAACTCAATCAATTATTGGAACAGCTATAATTTTCAACTTTGATCAAGAAGCAAACCAAGCTGAAATTGGTTATGTGTTGCATAAACATCATTGGAGTAAGGGGTATGGCACAGAGATTGTTGCATTAATGAGTGATTTTGCATTTAAATCACTTAATCTTCATAAGCTCCATGCTATAGTAGTGCATGCCAATATTGGCTCTGCACGTATACTTGAAAAGAACGGGTATGTATCAGAAGGACGATTAAAAGACCACTATTTTATAGAGGATAAGTATTATGATGCATTACTTTTCGGCAAAATTACTAACCTGGAAACTTAG
- a CDS encoding branched-chain amino acid transporter II carrier protein, whose product MDKKIPFSTYAVIGTMLFGMFFGAGNLIFPIQMGQLAGTNYWFALIGFLVTAIGLPFLGILAIGLSGSNGLRDLASKVHPVFGLFFALALYLTIGPFFAIPRTATVPFVVGFEPFIDPSQATLWLAVFSFIFFAIVFYFSLNPAKIMDIIGKYLTPAFLIFLFVLIGISLFSPMGKFVEPAGVYINEAFMTGFKEGYNTMDALASLAFGIVVIHAIKRTGITDKKEIAKATWKSGIFAMALMMLIYGLIAYMGASSVTAIGTFENGGQIFAAVADRYFGSYGAILLAIIIVLACLKTSIGLITSCSEFFHEVFPKISYKTFVVMLCAVSFIIANFGLTNIITYAIPVLMFLYPLAIVLIILALLGPLFHYKKPVFTGAIVLVFFISIIDGYNALIGSVPAFEVSLLSSISTIYADYLPLYSIGLGWIVPAVVGAVIGLCIPNRSGEVNTN is encoded by the coding sequence ATGGACAAAAAAATACCATTTTCAACCTATGCAGTAATTGGAACGATGCTGTTTGGTATGTTTTTTGGAGCGGGAAATTTAATATTTCCGATTCAAATGGGGCAATTGGCAGGAACGAATTATTGGTTTGCGCTAATTGGCTTTTTAGTTACGGCGATTGGTTTGCCGTTTTTAGGAATTCTGGCAATCGGATTGTCGGGAAGTAATGGATTGCGTGATTTGGCAAGTAAAGTACATCCGGTATTTGGATTGTTTTTTGCGTTGGCTTTATATTTAACGATCGGACCGTTTTTTGCAATTCCACGTACAGCAACCGTACCGTTTGTCGTTGGATTTGAACCGTTTATCGATCCTTCGCAGGCAACATTGTGGCTAGCGGTATTCAGTTTTATTTTCTTCGCGATAGTTTTTTACTTTTCGTTAAATCCGGCGAAAATAATGGACATTATCGGAAAATACTTAACGCCAGCCTTTTTAATCTTTTTATTTGTATTAATCGGAATTAGTCTATTTTCTCCGATGGGGAAATTTGTTGAGCCTGCTGGGGTTTATATTAACGAGGCGTTTATGACAGGATTTAAAGAAGGGTATAATACGATGGATGCACTTGCTTCACTTGCGTTCGGTATTGTAGTCATCCATGCGATTAAACGGACAGGTATTACAGATAAAAAAGAAATTGCAAAAGCTACTTGGAAATCGGGTATTTTTGCAATGGCATTAATGATGCTAATATACGGTCTGATTGCTTACATGGGAGCATCAAGTGTAACCGCAATTGGTACATTTGAAAATGGCGGGCAAATTTTTGCGGCTGTTGCTGATCGTTACTTCGGCTCATACGGTGCGATTTTGTTGGCAATTATTATTGTACTTGCATGCTTGAAAACGAGTATTGGGCTCATTACTTCATGCAGTGAGTTTTTCCATGAAGTGTTTCCGAAAATCAGCTATAAAACATTTGTAGTGATGCTATGTGCTGTTTCTTTTATCATTGCGAACTTTGGGTTAACGAATATTATTACATATGCGATTCCGGTGTTGATGTTCCTTTACCCGCTGGCAATTGTGTTAATAATCCTGGCACTTTTAGGACCGTTGTTTCACTATAAAAAACCTGTATTTACCGGTGCGATTGTGCTGGTATTCTTTATTAGTATAATTGATGGATACAATGCATTGATCGGTAGTGTACCGGCATTTGAAGTAAGTTTGTTGTCCTCTATTTCAACAATCTATGCGGACTACTTGCCGCTTTATTCAATTGGCTTAGGATGGATTGTACCGGCTGTAGTTGGGGCGGTTATCGGATTATGTATTCCGAATCGCAGCGGTGAAGTAAATACGAATTAA